A segment of the Elaeis guineensis isolate ETL-2024a chromosome 6, EG11, whole genome shotgun sequence genome:
aagaTGATCTGAAGTCCCTTCAAAGTGTAGGGCAAATTATAGGAGAGGTTCTTCGGCCACTTGACAATGAGCGCTGTAAGTGAACTGCACTCTATTGTAACTATGGAGATGTTTCTCTCTGTTTTGGTTGTTCTATGAATTCATTTACCATTCGCCGTTTGCTAACTGATGTTTGATTTAGTTATGACTTGGGATAAAGGGGGCTAATATATGGAGTTAAACCTGTTTCATGGCTGTACATCCAGTCCTGTTCCTTGAACctgtttgaaattgatatatttttatgtctATCATCAAATCTAGTTCCTGTTGTTTCTTAAGAATCAGCATAATTGTGATTCCAATGATAATGTTTTAACTACTGCTATGGATCGTAGGATACCTCGCTTTTATTAGTCCATTTAGCAGCAGTAAAGTGCTCTGATTTATCAGAAAATTTTGGACTATGTCTGACTCCACATAGTGTTATGACTACTGATAGCAAGGCAAATTACATCACTCTATGGTGATAAAACACTTAATATAGGTTGTGATAATTGTGTCCTTACAGATTAAATTTCTCGCATTTAACTTATTTGATGGATATAACATTGACTCTCACTTTGATCAAATAATGCAATCGGGGTGCGAGTTTCACATGTGCTTGATGCCAAAAACCACTTTGGTTGAATGTTCCTAGTAAGTTGATTAATAGCAGCCTTTGAAGCCTCTGACAGAAGGCATATGCAGTGGTTTGCAGAAAAGTTAATACCTTGGATTTGTGGAAACATGCAGTTTCCAGCCACTGATTACACATTGTAAATTTGCAATAGTTAAATTTTGATGGTGATGGACATTCTACTAATTAAAACAATACCTAGTTCTCTTTAAGTTTAAGGTATGACGTTTTATGTCATTTGTGATGGCAAACTTATGATGACTTAAGGGAAGTTTAAAATGAAAATTTAGCAGTTGTTAGACTTTAAGAAATATTTGTCCAGTTGGAAAAGTAGTAGTGGTCAAGTAGCTTTATATACTGAAGCTCCAAGTTCCATTCTTTAACATACCATGTGATTTTCACTTgcatgtccttttttttttttaacccctTGCACCTTATGGTTTTGCTTCCGTCAAGGTTTTATCTTGCTGTCTAAAATTCCTTTACTTTGAGATTGGAATTATTAAGTACCAACTATTTAACAGATAGCTTTTTTTAACTCCAGTAATTGTTAAAGCAAGTAGTGGCCCAAGGTATGTTGTTGGCTGCCGTAGTAAGGTGGACAAAGAGAAGCTGACAGCTGGAACCCGTGTAGTTCTTGACATGACAACCCTCACCATCATGCGAGCACTACCACGAGAGGTACTAAATAGTCATTGTATATTGTTGCAGGGAGGGGCACTGATCTAACATGTATATTTAATGTGTTCTCACTGGCTctgttctatttttttaatttcctgAATTATGTAAAAACAAATACTGAGAATATAATTGCCAATGTTCTATCTTGTGGTTCCAGGTTGATCCTGTTGTGTACAACATGCTTCATGAAGATCCTGGCAATGTTAGCTACTCTGCTGTTGGTGGATTATCTGACCAGATTAGGGAACTCAGAGAATCCATTGAGCTGCCTCTCATGAATCCTGAGCTCTTCCTCAGAGTAGGAATTAAACCCCCAAAGGTATCTATGAGCTCTTTTTGGGTTCTTAATATATAACTCTATGATGAGTAAGAATCGTCCTTTTATACTTACTATAAAGAATTCTGAGAACTCTTTCCAGCAAAATCTCTCTTTTGAGGAAATTGAGATTGAAACTGTATAATTCATTGTGTCGTATGAGTTTGTAGGgaattgattttttgattgcaGGGTGTCCTTCTCTATGGCCCTCCTGGAACAGGGAAGACATTACTTGCTAGAGCGATTGCTAGTAACATTGATGCGAACTTTCTTAAGGTTAGTATTATCTAAAATAACCTGACCCAGCCCTTTTATatgtatctttatttttttatatttatctgtCTAGGTTGTATCAAGTGCCATAATCGACAAATATATAGGTGAAAGTGCAAGATTAATCCGGGAAATGTTTGGCTATGCCCGTGATCATCAGTAAGGCACGGAGATcctgggattttttttttcttgggcttTTCTTGTTAAATTGACATTATCTCAGCATCCCTTTTTATAAAAGCATCTGATACACTCAATATACTATTGTTAGTTCTTGAATTttacttttatctctaaaatggCCTGTCTCATGTAAATGGTTGGGCCTCTATTCTATAGCCTTGCATAATTTTCATGGATGAAATCGATGCCATTGGTGGGCGTCGATTTAGTGAAGGGACCAGTGCCGATCGTGAGATCCAGCGAACATTAATGGAACTGCTCAACCAACTGGATGGATTTGATCAGCTTGGGAAGGTGAGTTTCTTTTCCCTAAACATGTTTAAATGGTTGCTTCCTAAGAGTATGCATCAAAGTGTTGTCTTCCAAAAATAGTGATTGCTTATGAGGTAGTTACTTATGGCAATATTGAGAAGGCTAAAATATGGTTTAGCTGATATATAATTTATAGTATGCTAAATTCTTCTTAATCCAATATTATCTACATGTGATCTTTTTCTTACCTCAGCACCTATATtcttagggggtgtttggttggggagagtgggggtctgaaatcggaatcggaatgggtgactccattccaaccgtttggttgggaggagtcccatttcaattccgattccatgatggaatgggaatggctcaatctatatagaactcaatcccgactctctctatggattcaaattttcattccgattccgattccggtcGCGAATCAAATGCTTCagaggatttggccattccgattctatTCTAAGCCATTCCGATTCCCATTCCCATTTCGATTTCGGTTACGAATCAAACACCCCCTTAATACAGGAAAATGTTTATCAAACACTGACTTTGCTTATTTTTGTCTAATGATTTCTGAGTATATATGTGAAGGCATGGCATTGATGCCAAACATAAGTAATAGAACTATAGAAGTTATGCTTATGTTCTGGTTTTGGTGACGATGAAtggttgatttctttttttttttttacctttttccaAGTAATTTCTAGGTACAGTTCGTGTGAATTGGCCACAACACATTGCACAGACATGATTAGACAAGTCTTTAGATGCCTTTTATGTGATAGCTTTTATATGCTCAATTATAGTGTAATATTTGCTTCTTTCCTTTAGTCATAGCATTTATTGCTAGAACTAGTACttaaaaaagtaaaagaaaattgGTATTTGCATTAGCAGCAGTACTTTCATCGTTGTTGTTAGAATTTATGTGCAGAATGTTTTTGATCATTATGAGTGTTTTACTGCACGTGTTTGTGTTTGATATATAATGCTTATGAATAGTATTATAGTTCATTGTGTACGAGGGGCAGCTGTAGGATAGGGAAGTAAAGCTTGCAAAAAATATAGAGTTCTTTGGATGCTGGTTCAACAGCTATGATAGTGGGCTTAACAGCTTAAATAGAACATGCTGACCCCCCAATGCACCCCTCCCAAGTCACAATCAACGTGGGACTAGATGTGCAGCGGCGCAGGTTCTCACAGGTTGGCGGTATAAAAATGTTCAATGTGGGCCTATGGTGAGAGGAAAAGAATTCTCAAAATCTAACTGTCAAAGATACTCTTCTCAGGATTGGCTACATGATCTATGACCTTTTCTTGTTCTATATCCATGGACCAAAATTACTTCAGCCCTTGTGATTTTAATAGCTTCAATTTTGTCCCTTACCTTCTTTTATGAGATTAAGTGGAGATTTTAATGATCAAAGACAGGTGAGATTGCAATAAAAAAGAGACATGAATGATGGATTTACCCCAAAAAGATCAATAGGATTATCAACAAAAGGATCTCTCTCTTGACTGAGCAGTCATCTCTAAAATTAAGCTCAGGTACAGCACAGATGATACCCTTCTAGCTCCATTTTGAATGAGCCAATAATAAGAAAACCCAGAAACTGATTCTTTTGTATATTCATTTCTACAAAATAATATACTGTAGGATCTACCAATTCAAAGTCTAAACATATAGTTTTGTATTCTGAATTACaggaaaataatttatttattttgagaGCTGAATTATGTTATTGGCAGAAGACTAACAAacagaaattttatttttgtagaaATCAAATCAGAGAAATATAATATACAACAATGCATTATTTATTAGTTTAATTTGCTGAAATTTATGGTACCAAAATTACTGTGCAGAATTCTTTATTTGCAGAATTTAAGTCACTATAATATATGGAAATTTAATGATCAGAAATTTAGTTTGCTATAATTTACTACACAAGTACAGGATTTCCATTTCAGAGAAATTAAGttagtaaaataaaatatataaaaacatAATAATAAGATATTCTGTTTGCTGTAACTTATTTTACAGATACTAATGTGccgatttttcttttataaaaattaGGCTATAGAAATATCGCATACAGAATTAATAACATAATTCTAATATACAGATTTAAAAACTAAAATACAATGATCAGAAAATTATATTGCAGAAATTCAAAACAGATCTTTGCTGGAaatttgttttgcagattttttttttatatatatcaggttcttgaaatataatatacAGAAATTTAATATTCAGACTGTTTAATATTCGTAGATTTTAAAATCAGAACACAGCTTTCAGAAAATTAAaacaaattttataaattttcggAAATTACATTATGCAGAAATCTTTAAAATTGAGTACTATATGCAGAAAGTTGGTGATATGTATTTAATAATAACAAAGAAAGAATAAATTTAGTCATTAAATTATATAAAGTGAAACTACGAAAGTCTCAACTTTTTACCATTTACTTTTGCAAAGTCTCAGGACTCCGTCGCCACTATCAAACTCAATGCTATGGACACATGCAGGCACTCAGGACCAGGACTCCCTTGCAACTATCAAACTCCATGCTATGGACACTCATACCCTAGCTCTCAGGATGTGAGACAAAAGCAATgctttatatgtatatattgtcATACTCAACGGGCATGTCCTTGTTGTACTAGGTAATAAGCCAATGCATAGGCTCCATAGTCCTCTCAAAGTCAAGGTAAGAAATAACTCTGACTTTAGGAGAAATACTCAAGAGTCTTGAGTTCTCTACAACTTCAGTTACAAGTCCTGTACCTACCCGAGCACTTTAGGATTCGAAATACTTCAAATAAGCATATTTGACtaatcataatatgattatgaatcaaatatatgACATGGCACATAAGCACTCATTCCTAGCTGATTAAGGATTATCATCTCTATTTCATGTTAAAGCCTctgttttttataaaattttggacTCTTAataaatctaataattttaatgctACTAGGATTTCATTTTAATATAATTTGGTATTCAAGATAATAAATACTAATTATATCTTAACTAGAAAAGTACTGCTAATGTCAAGAGAATTGATACATTCAAACCAAGCCCAATCCAAACAATAACTAAGcacaaaaataattaattttagtttTTCTTAATAACGAAAGCATAGGGTATTACAAGTGTGCCATCCCTAGTTTTGTGATTTGATGAGTTGGGAAATTGACCAGGATGGGACAGGAGATCCACCATCTCAGGTGTTGGGAGATGGGAGGTGTCCCATTCTATGGAAAAATTGGGATGGCCTCATCCCATAGTATTTAAAACCTTGTTGCAAAGTAGTGTCATGCCCTGGGTAATAGATTCAGGACTAGGACTTCCTAACATGACAAAGTCATTCTCAACAACCCTATATTTGGGGCGCATaggaaatcatatatatatatatatatattaaaatggagcttTCACGTTGGTGTGTCTTCGTTTGACATGTGGATAAAAAGCTTTTTGCTGCATGGAGTGAAATCGTGGGAGGATTGGAGCGGGTTTTCATTTGGTTCTCTCCAACGTTTATCGAAGAAGAGCAATGTGAGAACTGGTCCTTTGACCCGAAGATCGAGTTCGATTGAAACAGGGCATCTTTGTTTCCAGCGATGGGGGAGAAGTTTTGATAGCATACGTCGGCGGAATCCGGCCTTATCCGAAGAGGATTAACCTCTCCTAACTCTTCCCATCCTCTTTTATATAAACCCCTCCCACCTCTCGATTAAAACCATCAAACCCTCACCGAAATCCCTCTTCCTTCTTGCCCATCTCCGACGGTCACTGTGCCACCGTGTCGAGTGCCCTCGCCTCCCTAGAAATCCTAACCCTCCTCCTTAAACCCTAGCGTACCTCTTCAAGTGTGAGATTCGTTGAACCGCCCCGCCGGCTATCGTTGTCATTGCCGCTGTCCTTGGTAAGTTCTTCCTCTTCTCCCTTCTGGCCCTCGGTGTTCACCGCTATGGGATAAGGCGgatcttcttctcctttctctcgGGTTCTCTGTTGTCGTCGGCTGGATTGTCGCCCCTGAGCGTTGCTGTGCCACTATCGTCGGCTATTTGGGCTACCTCACCGCCGAACCCCCATCCTCCGATCGTCTCCTATGACAACCCAAGAGAGGTCATGGGTTTCGATTTTGGGGGAaacagagaagagagagagagagagagagagagagagagagagagggacctAACCTAATTGAGTTGACCCAATTTCAAGTAAGGCTGGTCAATCAAGCCGATCTGGATAAAAATTGGACCCAAACTCAATTAGGTCTAGGTCAACCCGAGTCACATAGATCCAATTTAGAAATTGATTCAAATCTAGACCTAAACCTTGACCTGGGCTCGGGTTACATTAAAGGTCTTTCTATTTATCTTAATTTCTCCGAAATTGAGGGTGAATAAAACTTATTTAATGTGCTAGAGCCTTCAACACCGGAAGAACAACGGATCTATAGATCGGATTGGAGGATCATAGAATTTTGGATCTGATCAACAGATAAGTTTTCTCTTATCTCtgggtttatatatatatatatatatatatatatattttttttttatgtgtttaaaaattagattgttgtATATAAAATGTTTAGAAATTATAGAAGTTCAAAATTAtgtaattatttatgaaaaataatttacaaaAATTGGATCAAATATGACATCATCTCTGCATGATTACGAATTTGAAAAGAGATGATTCTTTGTTTTAGTAttgcataaatttcaaaaataaaattttattttttgaattggtCAGTGTCATTGGTACATATGTTTTTCATGTTACAGTATGTTTCAGGTTTGGTTATCCTTTCCAGTCAATCATAGATTCTTATAATCGAACCTGCTGCTGTCATTTGGGTTATAGTCAAAACTGAATGATGAAGGTTTAGTATTAACGATATCAACTTTCTTCCTTTTCTGCAATAATAAACTTTGTAAGCTATAAAATGCtagaactttgaaaagatttctGACTGGCATGCTTGAAAAGTTTGAATATTTATTCCCAATAGAAATAATGGATAATCTGAGTGTCTGGAGATTAGTTATTGCTCGCTGCTGTTGGAGTTTTGATGTTCTGTGCTATATGATCATATTTACATATCTGACAGGCTATCTTTGCTGGACTATTTTGATATTTTGGCAGTTCTAGCCTTCTGGGTGAATTATGCGTTATCCTGTATTGGTGATCTGAATTTTGAGCTTGCTATTTCTTGAATATATGATGCAATTTGACTACTCAAGTTGTCTTTGCAATGCTCTACCAGCTACTGAGCattgttagtatttgttagtaACTCATGCATTTTATGATGATTATAAAAAAGGTTTTACTTAAAAGATGTGAATACTGTATTAACAAAGAGGTAAATCAATTATCAGTACCAATAATATAAAATGAATGAAAAGGTGGTGATGCTTGGAAAAGATGTGCACATTCAGAAGTTGTATAATGAGAATACtcatagaaatagattttgaagattCTCAATTAGTCAGGTCACTTTTATACCTTTATTATATCTACATAGTTGAGACAGCGAAACAATTGAACATGGGAAAAAAGGCAAAGGGCAATGTGCTAAGACCAGGCATGGTATCGAACTATATATATCCGTCATGAGTTTTCCTCTTGCCAATTTCCGATCTTCCACCACTAAGCATCATCGAACTCTATATATGATTAATTAGATttatattcatgatttttttgttatttctttattctcattttcttttttaggatatttGCTAAACTTAtagtattatcttttttttattttatgatatgatgaataattttattgTTTTTTTGTTGTTAACTTTTTTTAGGTATTgtcttattttatattgattgttATTGTAATTATCTTTTCAATTTTATAGCATAGTGAATAACTTCATTGTCTTATTCTTGGTATAGTTTGTATAGATATGAttgttaataataattttttaaataatttcttataATTTTCTTCTTCCATTATGTAAATCTACTGCACTCATTCTGCACTCATTCCGAAACAACTGATGCTGAAAATATTGATTTAAGGAATGATTTCTCTATCAACAAAAGATAGAAATGATTATGTTACTTCTTAGTATCATGTTATTTAAACATTCTGAGTTTATGTTTTCATTTGGAACATTTGGTATCATCTATTAtgtcttttatattatgttagatttttaatttataaaaatattatttgaagaaataattgcatGCCGTGCATCGTACCAGGTTCTAAGCTAGTATATTATAGATCGGGACATCAGCATGAGATTCTCACATATTCAAGAGAATCCTCCTGTGAAAATATGTCCACCATAGTTAGCACATTTTAACTGCCTTTTTGTTAGGTGTGAACCTATGTAGGGTGTTGTTAGTTTTAATTAAgcacataattattacatattttTCTCGTCTATCAAAGTCATGGGGTACTTCTTCCTATCCCAAATAATGAACCTATCCATCGCATGGATGTCATCATGGATATCTCCAAAAACTGAGTGCCTTATTAATTCTTGAAAGGTTTCTTTGATTTCCTAAGATTTACACCTTTTTTACATTTTCTGAAGCTTCTTACAGGTACACATGGGGATTAATTTCATAGTGATCAATCTTTTCACAATATGTTGCATGTTTAACCTATCATGTCGCCATAACAAGTGCTACTACTTGAATAATATATGTAAAAATATGATTTAGACCAACCATCAGTAACAAATTTTTCTTTAATGAAATTCCCTTGTTTTGTTACAACAACTTTATTCGATTTGAAACCAAATGAAAGCCTACTCTTTTAAAGTGGAATCCTCTAATTAGGTTCTTCTATTCCTCATGCATGCGCATCCCTCCATAAGCAGTAGCTACCTGGCATAAGCTTCAAGTCCTCAcatcaacctttttttttttttttaaacacctAAGCAGTATCTAGATTGTTCATCATCATTGTGTCATCAATCTTGTTAAGTGAGGAAAAAAAATCATTTGATGTGTTTGTGTACATCGACTCCGTCATCACCAACCAGTGGGTTCGCTTATGAGATTTGCTTATGGATTACCAACTATGCGAGTTGGTGTCAAGATTGGCTTTATTAGGCTTCCAATGTGTATGGCTGATAAACCCTTTGTTTGGACCTATTTTTCTTCTGGCAAGTTTTTTCAGTTAGATGTCTTAACATTTTAGTCTCATTGCTTTGTTCTGATATGATTCAACATTAGCTTTGGACTGGGTCTCAGATGGTAGATAGGTGCAGAAATCTTCTATACCCTGTATTTCTTCTATATCCAATGAGGAAATCAATTTATCTTCTATAT
Coding sequences within it:
- the LOC105047024 gene encoding 26S proteasome regulatory subunit S10B homolog B, with the protein product MSEGDDAARRRSAVNDYRKKLLQHKELDSRLRTVRENLRASKKEFAKTEDDLKSLQSVGQIIGEVLRPLDNERLIVKASSGPRYVVGCRSKVDKEKLTAGTRVVLDMTTLTIMRALPREVDPVVYNMLHEDPGNVSYSAVGGLSDQIRELRESIELPLMNPELFLRVGIKPPKGVLLYGPPGTGKTLLARAIASNIDANFLKVVSSAIIDKYIGESARLIREMFGYARDHQPCIIFMDEIDAIGGRRFSEGTSADREIQRTLMELLNQLDGFDQLGKVKMIMATNRPDVLDPALLRPGRLDRKIEIPLPNEQSRMEILKIHAAGIAKHGEIDYEAVVKLAEGFNGADLRNVCTEAGMSAIRAERDYVIHEDFMKAVRKLNEAKKLESSAHYSADFGKD